The Chryseobacterium nakagawai genome has a segment encoding these proteins:
- a CDS encoding sodium:solute symporter: protein MNPGTVLLLFVFIYFIGLLVISYFTSRNSDNQSFFIGNKKSKWWLVAFGMIGTSLSGVTFISVPGTVGKMTGSEYIYGGFEYYMMVIGFFIGYFIVAAILLPLYYKMNLTSIYTYLGKRFNVEAHKIGSIFFIISRAIGATARLYLVVNVLQLFLLEGLGVPFWVTSMVLLLMVLLYTFEGGVKTIVITDTLQTSFMIISLVACIVYILSNLNLSFGEAYTILEQKNYTHFINFDPNSKTFFLKTILGGIFITIAMTGLDQEMMQKNISVDNLKNSKKNMLTFAGTLLFVNLAFLFLGGLLYLFALQHGAEYGTTGTDPVSNIFGFKDAAGNIKNIMGDDLFPALSLNGYFPMAISVIFIIGLISALFPSADGALTAVTSSYCVDLLNLNEDKTKTEKEKKRLRMKVHLTFTVMFFILIMVFKALNDKSIVYLIMEIAGYTYGPLLGLFAFGIFTKFQISKKYSILTVTILAPIITYLINFAVTTYTDYRIGVELIVLNGLLTFIGLWMVKNKQHLRVV, encoded by the coding sequence ATGAATCCAGGAACTGTCCTTTTGCTGTTTGTCTTTATCTACTTTATCGGCCTTTTGGTGATCTCTTATTTCACCAGCCGAAATTCTGACAACCAGTCTTTCTTTATCGGTAATAAAAAAAGTAAATGGTGGCTCGTTGCATTTGGAATGATAGGGACCAGCTTAAGTGGGGTTACTTTTATCTCAGTTCCGGGAACCGTTGGGAAAATGACCGGTTCCGAATATATTTATGGAGGTTTTGAATATTATATGATGGTAATCGGATTCTTCATCGGGTATTTTATTGTTGCAGCCATCCTCCTGCCCCTGTATTATAAGATGAACCTTACTTCCATTTACACCTATTTGGGGAAAAGATTCAATGTGGAAGCCCATAAGATCGGATCGATATTCTTTATTATATCAAGAGCCATTGGAGCTACTGCAAGATTGTACCTGGTAGTCAATGTATTGCAACTTTTCCTACTAGAAGGATTAGGAGTTCCGTTTTGGGTTACTTCCATGGTTCTTTTACTGATGGTTCTACTCTATACTTTTGAAGGTGGTGTAAAAACCATTGTCATTACAGATACTTTACAGACCTCTTTCATGATTATCAGTTTGGTAGCTTGTATTGTTTATATTTTATCTAACCTGAACCTGTCTTTTGGTGAAGCCTATACAATTTTAGAACAGAAAAATTACACTCACTTTATCAATTTTGATCCTAATTCCAAAACGTTTTTCCTTAAAACCATCCTGGGTGGAATTTTCATCACCATTGCGATGACCGGTTTGGATCAGGAGATGATGCAGAAAAATATCTCTGTAGACAATCTTAAAAACTCAAAGAAGAACATGTTAACTTTCGCAGGAACTCTTCTGTTTGTTAATCTTGCATTTTTATTTTTGGGTGGTCTTCTCTACCTTTTTGCGTTACAACATGGAGCAGAATATGGAACTACAGGAACAGATCCTGTGAGCAACATTTTCGGTTTCAAAGATGCTGCTGGAAACATCAAAAATATTATGGGAGATGACCTGTTCCCAGCGTTATCTCTCAACGGATATTTCCCAATGGCTATTTCTGTTATTTTCATTATCGGACTAATTTCAGCTTTATTCCCTTCTGCGGATGGAGCATTAACAGCGGTAACAAGTTCGTATTGTGTAGATTTATTAAACCTTAACGAGGATAAAACAAAAACTGAAAAAGAGAAGAAAAGACTTCGTATGAAAGTGCATTTAACATTCACTGTCATGTTCTTCATATTAATTATGGTATTTAAAGCATTGAACGACAAATCTATTGTCTATCTGATTATGGAAATTGCCGGATATACCTATGGGCCGTTACTAGGACTTTTTGCTTTTGGAATTTTCACGAAGTTTCAGATTTCTAAAAAATATTCGATTCTTACAGTAACCATTTTAGCACCTATTATCACTTACTTAATCAATTTTGCAGTAACCACTTATACAGATTACAGAATTGGAGTGGAACTTATCGTCCTTAATGGGCTGCTTACGTTTATCGGCTTATGGATGGTAAAAAACAAGCAACATTTGAGAGTTGTTTAA
- a CDS encoding NADPH-dependent FMN reductase, with translation MKIFAFAGSTSSTSINRELVKFVLKDFQEEEINLIDLNDFTMPVFSVDLEKKGFPDEAHQFLKNIGECDVIICSLAEHNRSYSAAFKNVFDWASRINVKVFQNKPMLLMSTSPGGYGGGNVMNTAKTFFPQFAADIKDTFSLPKFYENFDLESGVINPDMLSELKAKIENFKNSVKTND, from the coding sequence ATGAAAATATTCGCATTTGCAGGGAGTACCTCATCTACTTCCATCAACAGAGAGCTGGTAAAGTTTGTTTTAAAAGATTTCCAGGAGGAAGAGATCAACCTTATTGACCTCAATGATTTCACTATGCCTGTTTTTTCCGTAGACCTCGAAAAGAAAGGTTTTCCAGATGAAGCGCACCAATTTTTAAAGAATATCGGGGAATGTGATGTCATTATTTGTTCCCTGGCAGAGCATAACAGATCGTACAGTGCTGCTTTCAAAAATGTTTTCGATTGGGCTTCAAGGATTAATGTAAAGGTATTTCAAAATAAGCCAATGTTACTGATGAGCACTTCTCCAGGTGGTTATGGTGGTGGAAATGTGATGAATACGGCAAAAACATTCTTTCCACAGTTCGCTGCAGATATCAAAGATACTTTTTCACTGCCTAAGTTCTATGAGAATTTTGATCTTGAAAGTGGAGTTATCAATCCTGATATGCTGAGCGAGCTAAAGGCAAAAATTGAGAACTTTAAAAATAGTGTTAAGACCAATGACTAA
- a CDS encoding SGNH/GDSL hydrolase family protein: MKLFIFLTFSLFAGTFINAQSAVDFANLTKYKDENTSILSSKKKVDVVFMGNSITEGWVKSHPEFFSENNYTGRGISGQTTSQMLLRFQNDVVALKPKLVIINAGTNDIAQNTGIYDPNFTFNNIKAMADIAQNNGIKVIIASILPAAAFPWRKEITDVPQKVDALNERLKQYASNNKLMFVDYNSAMRDAQGGMREGLSKDGIHPVPAGYAIMEPMIKNAIHKTLGKK, encoded by the coding sequence ATGAAATTATTTATTTTTCTGACTTTTAGCCTGTTTGCAGGTACATTTATAAATGCTCAGAGTGCTGTTGATTTTGCCAATCTCACAAAATACAAAGATGAGAATACAAGCATTTTAAGTTCAAAGAAAAAAGTGGACGTTGTCTTTATGGGCAATTCTATTACAGAAGGTTGGGTAAAAAGTCATCCTGAATTTTTCTCTGAAAATAATTATACAGGCAGAGGAATCAGTGGGCAAACTACTTCACAGATGCTGCTGCGTTTTCAGAATGATGTTGTCGCTTTAAAACCAAAGCTGGTGATCATCAATGCAGGAACCAATGATATTGCACAGAATACAGGCATTTATGATCCCAATTTCACTTTTAATAATATCAAAGCCATGGCTGATATTGCTCAAAATAACGGAATTAAAGTAATCATTGCCTCCATATTGCCTGCAGCAGCATTTCCATGGCGTAAAGAAATAACGGATGTTCCCCAAAAAGTAGACGCCTTGAATGAGAGATTAAAACAATATGCAAGTAACAACAAGCTCATGTTTGTAGATTATAATTCTGCGATGCGAGATGCACAGGGTGGGATGCGTGAAGGACTCTCAAAGGATGGTATCCATCCGGTTCCTGCAGGATACGCCATCATGGAACCCATGATTAAAAATGCAATCCATAAAACATTAGGAAAAAAATAA
- a CDS encoding OsmC family protein yields the protein MAVTVKASLGKTKYYTEVTAGENTIITDEPLDKGGQNKGFNPMEILATSLASCTAATLRMYIERKEWDVENINVEVELENYPLTKRAIFKRDITFEGVLDPEQMKRLHTIADACPVHKILTNDIEILTKFS from the coding sequence ATGGCAGTAACGGTAAAAGCAAGTTTAGGAAAAACAAAATATTATACGGAGGTAACAGCCGGTGAAAATACAATCATTACTGACGAACCTTTAGATAAAGGTGGACAAAATAAAGGGTTCAATCCGATGGAAATTCTGGCTACTTCTTTAGCAAGCTGTACGGCAGCTACTTTAAGAATGTATATTGAAAGAAAAGAATGGGATGTAGAAAACATCAATGTAGAAGTGGAACTTGAAAATTATCCATTGACCAAAAGAGCGATCTTCAAAAGAGATATTACTTTTGAAGGGGTTTTGGATCCTGAACAAATGAAAAGACTTCACACGATTGCTGATGCATGTCCTGTACACAAAATATTAACCAACGATATAGAAATATTAACTAAATTCTCATAA
- a CDS encoding pirin family protein: protein MSNIGLIIEEKAADIGNFLVGRLLPFREKRAVGPFVFIDHMGPSELKDYQNLDVPPHPHIGLSTLTYLLEGSIFHRDSIGSAFEIKPGAVNWMTAGKGVVHSERTPEYLRHSDKRLHGFQIWVGLPKHLEQSEPTFHHIEADEIPVWEEDGIQYKLIAGEAFGKTSPVPVHSKLFFIEIKTKEPKKISIGKDLYGEAAMYVLDGTVTTEGNTYGSKQLMIAKDTKLCEFDMSENGTVYLFGGEPFDEERFIFWNFVNSDKEIIDQAKVNWNDQNHDAFPLVPGDEQEYVPLPKSILNRK, encoded by the coding sequence ATGTCAAATATTGGACTTATTATTGAAGAAAAAGCCGCCGACATCGGAAACTTTCTGGTAGGAAGACTTCTCCCATTTCGTGAAAAAAGAGCTGTAGGACCATTTGTTTTTATTGACCATATGGGACCTTCTGAATTAAAAGATTATCAAAACCTTGATGTCCCTCCCCATCCACATATCGGACTATCTACATTAACTTACTTGCTTGAAGGCTCTATTTTCCACAGAGACAGTATTGGAAGCGCCTTTGAAATCAAACCTGGAGCTGTTAACTGGATGACTGCCGGTAAAGGAGTAGTACATTCTGAAAGAACTCCGGAATATTTAAGACACAGCGATAAAAGACTTCACGGTTTCCAGATCTGGGTAGGTTTACCCAAACACCTTGAACAGTCTGAACCTACTTTCCATCATATTGAAGCAGATGAAATTCCGGTTTGGGAAGAGGATGGAATTCAATATAAATTAATTGCGGGTGAAGCATTTGGAAAAACATCTCCTGTTCCGGTACATAGTAAATTATTTTTCATCGAAATAAAAACCAAAGAGCCTAAGAAAATAAGTATAGGTAAAGATCTTTATGGGGAAGCGGCGATGTATGTTTTGGACGGAACGGTCACTACTGAAGGGAATACTTATGGTTCAAAACAGCTGATGATTGCAAAGGATACTAAACTTTGTGAGTTTGATATGAGTGAAAATGGCACGGTATACCTTTTCGGAGGCGAACCTTTCGATGAGGAACGTTTTATCTTCTGGAATTTTGTGAACTCTGATAAAGAAATAATTGACCAGGCTAAAGTAAACTGGAATGATCAGAATCATGATGCATTTCCTTTGGTTCCAGGTGATGAGCAGGAATATGTTCCACTACCCAAGTCAATTTTAAACAGAAAGTAA
- a CDS encoding pirin family protein → MTTKKVEIVVSPRPAHFVGDGFRVHNFIPGVQGLDMKRMDPFIMLDYNSKFHFNGSERPRGVGVHPHRGFETVTIAYSGKVEHHDSAGGGGIIGEGDVQWMTAAKGVLHKEYHETEWAKEGGIFQMVQLWVNLPAKDKMSTPKYQAIENSKMERVDLAENGFIEVIAGEYNGNKGPAFTFTPIHMMNAKLKAGGKAEFNFPAHFNTAALVIEGSITINGEEQVKADHFALFKNEGENFTIEAQEDSIVLIISGEPINEPIFPHGPFVMNTREEIMQAFEDFNTGKFGYLEE, encoded by the coding sequence ATGACAACTAAAAAAGTAGAAATAGTAGTATCTCCAAGACCTGCACACTTTGTAGGTGACGGTTTTAGAGTTCATAATTTTATTCCTGGTGTACAAGGATTAGATATGAAAAGAATGGACCCGTTCATTATGCTTGATTATAATTCAAAATTTCATTTCAATGGTTCTGAAAGACCAAGAGGTGTAGGAGTTCATCCACACAGAGGTTTTGAAACCGTAACCATAGCTTATAGCGGCAAAGTAGAACATCATGACAGTGCTGGAGGCGGTGGTATTATCGGAGAAGGTGATGTACAATGGATGACAGCTGCCAAAGGAGTTCTTCATAAAGAATATCACGAAACAGAATGGGCAAAAGAAGGTGGAATTTTTCAAATGGTTCAGCTTTGGGTAAACCTTCCGGCAAAAGATAAGATGAGTACCCCAAAATACCAAGCGATTGAAAACTCTAAGATGGAAAGAGTTGACCTTGCCGAAAATGGTTTTATAGAAGTGATTGCAGGAGAATATAACGGAAATAAAGGTCCAGCCTTCACCTTCACTCCTATTCACATGATGAATGCAAAGCTTAAGGCTGGTGGTAAAGCAGAATTTAATTTTCCTGCCCACTTTAATACAGCAGCTTTGGTGATTGAAGGAAGTATAACCATCAATGGAGAAGAACAGGTTAAAGCAGATCATTTTGCACTGTTTAAAAATGAGGGAGAAAACTTTACGATAGAGGCACAGGAAGATTCTATTGTTTTAATTATCAGTGGAGAGCCTATTAATGAACCCATCTTTCCTCACGGACCTTTTGTTATGAACACGAGAGAGGAAATTATGCAGGCTTTTGAGGATTTCAATACCGGAAAATTCGGTTACCTTGAAGAGTAA
- a CDS encoding GNAT family N-acetyltransferase: protein MKPEFENIPLVKTDKRFEIELNGHYAFIDYRETSHQISLIHTEAEPELAGTGAAAAVVEKTLNYIEESGKKLLPFCPYVFAFIKKHPEWKRIVDEKFNGYDKL from the coding sequence ATGAAACCAGAATTTGAAAACATACCCCTTGTAAAAACCGATAAAAGATTTGAAATAGAACTTAACGGACACTATGCTTTTATTGATTATCGTGAAACGTCTCACCAAATTTCATTAATACACACTGAGGCAGAACCTGAACTGGCAGGCACAGGTGCAGCTGCTGCTGTAGTGGAAAAGACCCTGAACTATATTGAAGAAAGCGGTAAAAAGCTCCTTCCGTTCTGTCCGTATGTTTTTGCCTTTATCAAAAAACATCCTGAATGGAAACGTATCGTAGATGAAAAATTTAACGGATACGATAAACTTTAG
- a CDS encoding (4Fe-4S)-binding protein has protein sequence METHEYPNGDITVIWQPQKCIHSAVCVKLLPQVYNPKERPWIKATNATPEELKRQIDQCPSGALSYKFNTEK, from the coding sequence ATGGAAACACACGAATATCCCAACGGCGACATTACTGTCATCTGGCAGCCTCAGAAGTGTATCCACTCGGCTGTATGTGTAAAACTGCTTCCTCAGGTATACAATCCGAAAGAAAGACCTTGGATAAAAGCAACCAATGCAACCCCTGAAGAACTGAAAAGACAGATAGATCAATGCCCATCAGGAGCATTAAGTTATAAATTCAATACTGAAAAATAA
- a CDS encoding TMEM175 family protein, whose translation MTKGRLEAFSDGVLAIIITIMVLELKVPEGSSWASLKPLLPKFLAYIFSFIYVGIYWNNHHHLFQTVKKVNGGILWANLHLLFWLSMMPIATEWIGTTGFAENPVATYGIILVLCAIAYSILENVIIRCEGENSPLKEAIHSKYKENISIIFYILGIATSFFYPYIAIGFYYIVALIWLIPDRRIEKSLKDN comes from the coding sequence ATGACTAAGGGAAGACTAGAAGCATTCAGTGATGGTGTTTTAGCCATCATCATTACCATCATGGTTCTTGAGCTGAAAGTACCGGAAGGAAGTAGCTGGGCAAGTCTCAAACCCCTTCTCCCTAAATTTTTGGCATATATTTTCAGTTTTATCTATGTTGGAATTTACTGGAATAATCATCATCACTTATTTCAGACGGTAAAAAAAGTAAACGGAGGTATTCTTTGGGCCAATCTTCATTTGTTATTCTGGCTTTCCATGATGCCTATTGCTACAGAATGGATCGGAACTACCGGTTTTGCAGAAAACCCTGTAGCAACCTATGGTATCATACTTGTTTTATGTGCCATAGCCTATAGCATTCTGGAAAATGTTATTATCCGATGTGAAGGTGAAAATTCACCATTGAAAGAGGCCATACATTCAAAGTATAAAGAGAATATATCCATTATATTTTATATTCTGGGAATCGCTACTTCATTTTTTTATCCTTATATTGCCATAGGTTTTTATTACATTGTGGCTCTTATATGGCTGATTCCGGACAGAAGAATCGAAAAATCATTAAAAGACAATTAA
- a CDS encoding GNAT family N-acetyltransferase, with translation MIEVKQNNDEKHGSFEAFIDGRRAGMMTYTWAGEERFIIDHTEVEEAYNGKGVGKEMLLAAVDFARKNGKKIIPLCPFAKASFQKSEELQDVLVN, from the coding sequence ATGATCGAAGTAAAACAAAACAACGACGAAAAACACGGAAGTTTTGAAGCTTTCATAGATGGAAGACGCGCAGGAATGATGACGTACACCTGGGCAGGAGAAGAAAGATTTATTATTGACCACACCGAGGTGGAAGAAGCCTACAACGGAAAAGGGGTAGGTAAGGAAATGCTTTTGGCTGCTGTAGATTTTGCAAGAAAAAACGGAAAAAAAATTATTCCGCTATGCCCTTTTGCTAAAGCCAGTTTCCAAAAGAGCGAAGAATTACAGGATGTTTTGGTGAATTAG